One Cicer arietinum cultivar CDC Frontier isolate Library 1 chromosome 8, Cicar.CDCFrontier_v2.0, whole genome shotgun sequence DNA segment encodes these proteins:
- the LOC101495736 gene encoding APO protein 1, chloroplastic, giving the protein MEFMGFHLSASNSYSPTFKLKCQQFDKGRLTLPGVILCANRKLKHDETVWRQKQSTQNVDFPPKLPKKKKKPYAIPFKEMKQAAKVERKLASMGIEKPLEPPKSGLLVQNLVPVAYEVFDAWKLLIKGLSQLLHVIPVYGCSECSEVHVAQTGHCILDCEGRTSSTRHSSHAWVKGSVNDILVPIESYHLFDPFGKRIKHDTRFEYDRIPAVVELCIQAGVDIPEYPSRRRTNPIRMVGKKVIERGGHLEEPKPLPIAESSPIIDFDTYRACERFPRPPLSEVPKIAQETIDAYEIVRKGVKKLMKKYTVKACGYCSEVHVGPWGHNAKLCGSFKHQWRDGKHGWQDATLDEVLPPNFVWHVRDTNGPPINAALKRYYGKAPAVVEVCVQAGARIPVEYKPMMRLDVVIPDTDEARMIA; this is encoded by the exons CTTAAGTGTCAACAATTCGACAAGGGTCGATTGACATTACCTGGGGTTATACTTTGTGCTAATCGTAAGCTTAAACACGACGAAACTGTGTGGAGACAGAAACAGTCAACACAAAATGTAGATTTCCCACCAAAATtaccaaagaaaaagaaaaaaccatACGCTATTCCCTTTAAAGAAATGAAACAGGCTGCAAAGGTTGAGAGAAAACTTGCTAGCATGGGAATAGAGAAACCTCTTGAACCTCCAAAGAGTGGATTGCTTGTTCAAAACTTAGTTCCGGTTGcttatgaagtatttgatgCTTGGAAGCTTTTGATCAAAGGTCTTTCTCAGCTATTGCATGTGATTCCTGTATATGGCTGTAG CGAATGCTCCGAAGTTCATGTGGCTCAGACAGGTCACTGCATTCTAGATTGTGAAGGCCGTACGAGTTCAACGCGTCATAGTTCTCATGCATGGGTGAAAGGTTCCGTCAACGATATACTTGTCCCAATTGAGTCTTATCATCTCTTTGATCCATTTGGTAAGCGCATTAAGCATGATACACGGTTTGAATACGACCGAATTCCAGCTGTCGTCGAACTCTGCATTCAAGCTGGTGTGGATATCCCTGAGTATCCTTCACGTCGAAGGACTAATCCCATACGAATGGTAGGAAAGAAAGTAATTGAAAGAGGCGGACATCTCGAGGAGCCTAAGCCATTGCCCATTGCAGAGTCCTCTCCAATCATCGACTTTGATACTTACCGAGCTTGTGAGCGATTTCCACGTCCACCATTGTCAGAAGTACCTAAAATTGCTCAAGAAACAATCGACGCGTACGAAATTGTTAGAAAAGGTGTCAAGAAGTTGATGAAGAAGTACACGGTGAAAGCGTGTGGTTATTGCTCGGAGGTTCATGTGGGACCATGGGGTCACAATGCTAAGCTATGTGGATCATTTAAACATCAATGGAGAGATGGAAAGCATGGTTGGCAAGATGCTACTTTAGATGAAGTTTTACCTCCAAATTTTGTGTGGCATGTTAGAGACACTAATGGACCTCCCATTAATGCAGCATTGAAGAGATACTATGGAAAGGCACCTGCGGTAGTCGAAGTGTGCGTGCAAGCCGGTGCGCGTATTCCAGTTGAGTACAAGCCGATGATGAGGCTTGACGTTGTAATTCCGGACACCGATGAGGCAAGAATGATTGCTTGA